One window from the genome of Pyrus communis chromosome 16, drPyrComm1.1, whole genome shotgun sequence encodes:
- the LOC137719731 gene encoding putative F-box/FBD/LRR-repeat protein At4g03220 — translation MEARAKGGRLPEEEDLHTEGSSSNRISSLPDDILHHILSLLPVGSTAQTSVLSRQWNHLWASLPILDFSDVKGGAVEFISKVLRHRHENSNLKVFRAKGYLSSSCLYSCIDRVVKYRVEELALDVSLTDKYFSGDAFGLPSLFKCDSLRSLTLATYKNPYYSPSIPKPYFGLLLSSNAVAKSGLHQLHTLSLTRVEFLDSALELDLFSASSLPSLEKLSITNCEGIAHLKITCPNIKDVHIVKMFLSSLHISGMRLENLEIKHSFEVMVNGNRVKIFAPNLKTFWWQHDYGTEESFAPSFPILRACHLACFGKVVDVTMAKPTVNLLCGSSQVQKLCIYDSYLRILSDIYFEGGLPYSFMNLKTLQIFIRVFNKDVIPGITCLFKSSPKLHTLSIYTMNTYLETYLPTWHNILLDDAGCTEEQFWESQAQILSHFLGHLKVVNIHDYSHRINENVIKFARFLLEHGRSLQEIILHSRHPSRKEKIGSVLEGFPRASAGVKISVALATLAKFSDACDRAKSNFFPF, via the exons ATGGAAGCAAGAGCTAAAGGGGGAAGGCTTCCCGAGGAAGAAGACTTACACACTGAAGGAAGCAGTAGCAACCGAATCAGTAGTCTTCCGGATGATATATTGCATCACATACTCTCCCTTCTACCCGTCGGATCCACTGCACAAACCAGTGTTTTGTCTAGACAATGGAATCATTTATGGGCTTCCCTTCCTATCCTAGACTTCTCCGATGTTAAAGGTGGAGCAGTGGAATTCATAAGCAAAGTACTGAGACACCGCCACGAAAACTCCAATTTAAAGGTTTTTAGGGCTAAAGGATATCTGAGTTCTTCTTGTTTGTATTCTTGTATTGATCGGGTGGTGAAGTATAGGGTTGAAGAACTTGCACTCGACGTCTCCTTAACTGACAAGTATTTTTCCGGTGACGCATTCGGTTTGCCTAGTTTGTTCAAGTGTGATTCGTTGAGGAGCCTCACATTAGCCACCTATAAAAATCCATATTATTCGCCATCAATTCCAAAACCATACTTTGGTCTTTTATTATCTTCTAATGCTGTGGCTAAAAGTGGTCTGCACCAACTTCACACATTGTCTCTAACTCGTGTGGAGTTTTTGGATAGTGCTTTGGAGCTGGATTTATTTTCTGCttcttctttaccttctcttGAGAAATTAAGTATTACAAATTGTGAAGGCATCGCTCATCTCAAAATTACTTGTCCAAACATCAAAGATGTACACATTGTCAAGATGTTTCTTAGCAGCCTGCACATCTCCGGAATGAGACTAGAGAATTTGGAAATCAAACACTCTTTTGAAGTAATGGTTAATGGAAATCGGGTCAAAATTTTTGCCCCGAATCTGAAAACTTTCTGGTGGCAACATGACTACGGTACGGAGGAAAGTTTTGCTCCGAGCTTTCCCATCCTGAGAGCATGTCACCTGGCTTGTTTCGGTAAAGTAGTCGATGTGACCATGGCGAAGCCAACAGTCAATCTTCTTTGTGGATCTTCGCAGGTTCAGAAGCTTTGCATTTATGATAGCTATCTCCGG ATTCTATCGGATATTTATTTTGAAGGCGGTCTACCGTACTCATTCATGAACCTTAAGACATTGCAAATTTTTATTAGGGTTTTCAACAAAGATGTCATCCCAGGTATAACATGCCTCTTCAAGAGCTCTCCCAAACTACATACTCTGAGTATTTACACAATGAACACATATCTCGAAACTTATTTACCG ACATGGCACAACATTTTGCTGGACGATGCCGGTTGCACTGAAGAGCAATTCTGGGAAAGTCAAGCTCAAATTTTGAGTCACTTCCTAGGTCACTTGAAGGTAGTGAATATTCATGATTACTCACATAGAATCAATGAGAATGTGATTAAGTTTGCCAGGTTTTTGCTTGAACACGGAAGGAGCTTGCAAGAAATCATTCTTCATTCCCGACACCCGAGCAGGAAGGAGAAAATCGGTTCAGTGCTCGAGGGGTTCCCTCGAGCATCTGCTGGTGTCAAAATCTCGGTTGCTTTGGCTACTCTTGCTAAATTTTCCGATGCGTGCGACAGAGCGAAAtcgaatttttttcctttttga
- the LOC137720901 gene encoding protein RETARDED ROOT GROWTH-LIKE-like — protein MRRAIDAHLKAARLFPSLSYFSSSYSPSTPRVTVSAILTLAHPHAPSISKTLNLHSITISSCSSILRNHGVASNFGLAVVRCVSSVPHADTLEWNEPVSCSEVGDGHKAPVDEDSKPSIPVRAYFFSTSVDLRSLVEQNRLNFIPPTSRMTNYVVFKFGELSDSNDGLGLSLSGSDCCYMVVFQYGSIVLFNVREKDIDGYLKIVEKHASGSLPEMRKDEYEVRENPTLHTWMEGGLDYIMLQYLNVDGIRTIGSVLGQSIALDYYVRQVDGMVAEFTDINREMETTGKFKMKRKKLFQLVGKANSNLADVILKLGLFERSDIAWKDAKYAQIWEYLRDEFELTQRFASLDFKLKFVEHNIRFLQEILQNRKSDFLEWLIIALIGAEILLSLYDIVHRSALASL, from the exons ATGCGGCGCGCCATAGACGCCCACCTCAAGGCGGCGCGTCTCTTTCCCTCCTTATCATACTTCTCTTCTTCCTACTCACCGTCTACGCCTCGCGTCACCGTCAGTGCAATCCTAACCCTAGCTCATCCCCACGCTCCTTCCATTTCCAAAACGCTGAACCTCCACTCGATAACAATTTCCTCCTGCTCTTCGATTCTCAGAAACCACGGCGTCGCCTCCAATTTTGGCCTCGCCGTCGTGCGCTGCGTTTCGTCGGTCCCGCATGCCGATACATTGGAGTGGAACGAGCCGGTTTCGTGCTCGGAGGTCGGCGATGGCCACAAAGCCCCCGTGGACGAAGACTCCAAGCCCTCGATTCCTGTCCGAGCATACTTCTTCTCCACCAG TGTCGATTTAAGAAGCTTGGTAGAGCAGAACAGGCTGAATTTCATCCCACCTACATCGCGAATGActaattatgttgtttttaaGTTCGGGGAGCTTTCCGATTCTAACGAT GGTTTGGGCCTTAGTTTAAGTGGGAGTGACTGTTGCTACATGGTAGTCTTTCAGTATGGCTCCATTGTCTTGTTCAATGTCCGTGAAAAAGATATTGATGGGTATTTGAAAATCGTGGAAAAACACGCATCAGGATCGCTGCCTGAAATGAGAAAGGATG AGTATGAGGTGAGAGAGAACCCCACTTTGCATACATGGATGGAAGGTGGATTAGATTACATAATGTTGCAGTACTTGAATGTTGATGGAATCCGTACTATTGGTAGTGTTCTAGGTCAAAGTATTGCGCTTGATTACTATGTGCGCCAG GTTGATGGAATGGTTGCCGAGTTTACGGACATTAATCGTGAAATGGAAACTACTGGGAAGTTTAAAATGAAGAGGAAGAAACTGTTTCAGTTAGTGGGAAAGGCAAATTCCAATCTTGCTGATGTGATTCTTAAGCTCGGACTCTTTGAGAG ATCGGATATTGCCTGGAAGGATGCCAAATATGCACAGATATGGGAATATCTCAGGGATGAATTTGAGTTGACTCAGAGATTTGCAAGTCTTGATTTTAAGTTGAAGTTTGTGGAG CACAATATTCGTTTTCTTCAGGAAATTCTTCAAAACAGGAAGTCAGATTTCTTGGAATGGCTCATCATTGCGTTAATAGGTGCTGAAATTCTTCTCTCCCTTTACGACATTGTCCACAGGTCGGCACTTGCTTCGCTTTAG
- the LOC137721278 gene encoding AP2-like ethylene-responsive transcription factor TOE3, which translates to MLDLNVNFITITETNSVEVEDSGTSNSSVVNAEEALTPSNAGDEDSTNNTTSSFMFDILKREKGGPRNYGAGDQAQSMQFVTRSLFPVTGDGGGGKEGEGYGLGLSSSSSPTARPQGLKLSVAESGEQTQAELRVVQQKKQPPRKSRRGPRSRSSEYRGVTFYRRTGRWESHIWDCGKQVYLGGFDTAHSAARAYDRAAIKFRGVDADINFNLGDYEEDMKLLGDLNKEDFVHALRRHSTGASRGNSKYRGVAAAALPKSGARWEDLMGQVPGNNVFEKKAGKCRTGREAVANFDPNVYEGEIVLQASIEGSGHNLDLSLGISQPCSTGKMGKGKFGDFQFPKEKPMVNGFCSAAVGVGQPPHVLTMVAKHPALYPGFVQKHEEMASGHNRLQPISSPRYTNWAWQVHGNSNNVSPMQVYSIAASSGFPSSTATTPPSATYLPPNLQDGSASACNVRRLPFPAASSMY; encoded by the exons ATGTTGGATCTTAACGTTAATTTCATCACCATAACTGAGACAAATTCTGTGGAGGTTGAAGATTCCGGGACCTCCAACTCCTCCGTCGTCAATGCCGAAGAAGCTCTGACTCCGAGCAATGCCGGAGACGAAGACTCCACCAACAACACCACTTCCTCTTTCATGTTTGATATcctgaagagagagaaaggtggtCCCCGCAATTATGGGGCGGGAGACCAAGCGCAATCTATGCAGTTCGTGACGAGGTCGCTTTTTCCGGTGACCGGAGACGGTGGAGGAGGAAAGGAGGGGGAGGGGTATGGGTTGGGATTGTCGTCATCGTCCTCGCCAACGGCAAGGCCTCAGGGTCTGAAATTGTCGGTTGCCGAGTCGGGAGAGCAGACTCAGGCCGAACTGAGAGTTGTACAGCAGAAAAAACAGCCGCCCAGGAAGAGCCGCCGTGGGCCAAGATCCCGGAGCTCTGAGTACCGCGGCGTCACGTTTTACCGCAGGACAGGACGGTGGGAGTCGCATATATg GGATTGTGGGAAGCAGGTTTATTTAG gTGGATTTGACACTGCTCATTCTGCAGCTAG AGCATATGATCGAGCTGCAATCAAGTTTCGCGGAGTTGATGCCGATATCAATTTTAACCTAGGAGATTATGAGGAAGATATGAAACTG TTGGGGGATCTGAATAAAGAAGATTTTGTGCACGCGCTTCGTCGCCATAGCACAGGAGCCTCACGTGGGAACTCAAAATACAGAGGCGTAGCAGCAGCTGCTCTGCCTAAAAGTGGTGCCAGATGGGAAGATCTAATGGGACAAGTTCCTGGGAATAA TGTCTTTGAAAAGAAGGCCGGCAAATGCAGGACCGGAAGAGAAGCAGTTGCAAACTTTGACCCTAATGTCTACGAAGGGGAGATAGTTTTACAAGCTAGCATTGAAG GCAGTGGTCACAACCTTGATCTGAGCCTAGGGATTTCTCAACCTTGTTCTACTGGTAAAATGGGGAAAGGAAAATTTGGGGATTTTCAATTTCCTAAAGAGAAGCCAATG GTTAATGGGTTTTGTTCTGCAGCTGTGGGAGTGGGACAACCCCCTCATGTTTTAACAATGGTAGCCAAGCATCCTGCCCTATATCCAGGTTTCGTACAAAAACATGAG GAAATGGCTTCAGGTCATAACAGATTGCAACCAATTTCTTCGCCGAGATACACAAACTGGGCATGGCAAGTTCATGGAAACAGCAACAATGTCAGCCCAATGCAAGTGTATTCCATTGCAGCATCATCAGGATTCCCATCTTCCACAGCTACTACACCTCCATCAGCTACTTACCTTCCTCCGAACCTCCAAGACGGTAGTGCTTCCGCCTGCAACGTCCGCCGCCTTCCTTTCCCAGCCGCATCCAGCATGTACTAG